The genomic DNA TATGATCCAAATCCCTTTGCAAGAGTTCCAGATATTATCGTTATTCTATCCATTACTCTTTCACGCTCTGATATACCACCACCTCTTGCTCCATATATTCCAACTGCATGCACTTCATCTACGTAAGTCATTGCATTATATTTTTCTGCTAAATCACATATTCTACTAATAGGCGCAATATCACCACCCATTGAATATAAGGATTCAAAGATGATAATTTTTGGCACGGAAAGACTAATTGAAGACAGATGCCTTTCTAGATCATCTAAATCATTGTGTTTCCATATAATTTTTTTGCATTTAGATTGCCTAATACCTTCAATAATAGAAGCATGATTATTAGCATCAGAAAAGCAAACCATATTTTCAATTTTAGAGCAAAGTGTATCTATAGTAGTCCAATTAGCAATATAACCAGAGTTAAATATAAGAGCAGATTCCTTACAATGCAGATCCGATATTTCTTTCTCAAGCATCACATGATAGTAATTATTGCCTGAAATATTCCTAGTTCCACCAGAGCCAACACCGCACTTTTTAATAGCATTTTGAACTGATTCTATAACTTTTGGATGTTTTCCCATACAAAGATAATCATTACTACACCAGACAATTACCTTTTTGGCTCCAGTATCAGAATTATACGTTGCATAAGGAAATTTATGTTTACCATATTCTATCTCTGTAAACACACGATAACATGATTCACGGCGTAAATTCATTATCTGATCTTTGAAAAAACTTTCAAAATCCATACTTAGTCCTTTAAAACAAAATAATTTTTTATTAGAATAAATTATATACATAGATAGAAATCTATTAGCAATCTTTCACAATTTAATATGTATGAAATAGCTATTTCAATTTTAACGGCATAATTATTGGCAAAATTATATTAATAACGATGATATAATCTTATATAAAAATATATACTATATTTTTTAGTTATATAAACAGAGTAGATGTTTTTTTGATAAATAGTATTAAAATAATAAGATATAATTTTTAAAAAAATTAAAAGTAATCTTATTTTATTTATAAAATAAATTATAACGATTTTAATTTAAAATGGTTTTGAACTATATAAAGGGAAAGAGCTGAGGCGTTTGATACGTTAAGAGATTTTATTTCGCCAGGCATATTAATTTGAGCTATCACATTTACAGTTTCTTGAGTTTTTTTACGTAATCCTTTGCCTTCAGATCCTAGCACAAGGGCAATTTTATCGCTACAAAAAGATTCTTCAAGATCAATGTCACTATCTGAAGAAAGCCCTATTGTTTGAAAACCAAAAGAATGAATTTTTTGCAAGGCCTCTGCTAAATTGCCAATACGAATATATGGAATGTGCTCTAATGCACCAGAAGCAGATTTAGCAAGCACTGATGTTTCATCAGGAAT from Candidatus Liberibacter americanus str. Sao Paulo includes the following:
- the hemA gene encoding 5-aminolevulinate synthase → MDFESFFKDQIMNLRRESCYRVFTEIEYGKHKFPYATYNSDTGAKKVIVWCSNDYLCMGKHPKVIESVQNAIKKCGVGSGGTRNISGNNYYHVMLEKEISDLHCKESALIFNSGYIANWTTIDTLCSKIENMVCFSDANNHASIIEGIRQSKCKKIIWKHNDLDDLERHLSSISLSVPKIIIFESLYSMGGDIAPISRICDLAEKYNAMTYVDEVHAVGIYGARGGGISERERVMDRITIISGTLAKGFGSYGGYIAASANLCDFIRSFSSGFIFTTSLPPAIASAAITSIQHLKEHNYERIIHMNRVKKLCSALDKTSIPYVNNSSHIIPVMIGDARKCKWISDSLLKDFGIYIQPINYPTVIRTKEMLRITITPMHTDYDIEYLVSSLEQLWIKYDIIKSSSKLSNN